The Fusobacterium sp. DD2 genome segment AAAAGGAATAATCCCATCATATTCCCTATTATACTCTCTATCTTTTCATGTCCATATGGATGTTCCTCATCTGCAGGTTTATTACTGAAATATATTCCAAGATATATAGCTGTTGAGCTTCCCACATCTGAAAGTGAATTGACCCCATCTGAAATAAGGGCTCTTGATTCACCATATATTCCCCCTGCTATCTTTAAAACTGCCAGAAATATATTCTGAATAATAGATGAAAGAACAACTTTTTTCCCCTCTCTCATTCTCTCATTTTCCACAAGGATATTATCCAGTTCAAGACATCCATCTTTTTCTCTAAAACCATACTTTTTCAAAAATGAACCTATGCTTTTATTGTTGCAAATTATCCTGTCTACATGCTTTTCTCTGGCGTGATTTACAACAAATTTTAAAATCTTTGTACCATAAGATTTATATCTCATTCCTGCTCTTACAAAAACCCTTTCAAGAGTGTAACTGTTATCCCCAACATTTACAAGAGCATATCCTATGATATTCCCATTTTCATGTATACAAAAATAACTTCCCTTCTCCTCATCAATAAAATCATGGTCCATTTCATGCAATTCTACTAAATCTTTTTTCATTTCATTAAAATTGAAAATTTTATACATAATTGACCCCCATTTATAAAAAAAGCCATGAAAACCAAAGAGGCAGTATCATATACCCGTAACAAATGCCTTAGTGCTGCTTCCTCCCGGACCTGACACGGTTCGACACCGCTACGCCATACGATTCCTCTCCGATTTCCATGACAACTAATTATAACAATAAAACTAAAATTCGTCAAACTTTTTTTCTACTTGAATATTTTATCTATAAGTTTTTCTGTAAAATCATCCTCTCCCTTGATATTAAACTTATCTAAAACATCCTGGATTTTATCTAAATATTTGCTCTGCTCATCAAATTGTCCTTCCAACTGTTCTAGGGCTTTTTTATTATCAGTTGTCAAAGCTTTTCTATATTGTTCCAGATTTTGTCTTCCCTCTCTTAACATATCCTGAGTAATCTTATCTCTCATATATCCCTTTTCTGAGTTAAGTGCTTTCATAATCTCTTGAGACAGGTTACTTTGAAGTTCAAGTTTACCTGAAGCTGAACTGTATTTGTATTTTACATTTCCAACTTTTACTTCACTTAATAAAGGTATAATCATATCTTTAAGGAATGGATTTTTTATTCTTAATTTTTGACTTATCTCATTACCATTTAATTTCATCTTGTGGATATACACATCACCTTTAAGGTATATGTTATCCCTTGTAAGGGTAATATTTTTCTTTAGTCCTGCCTGACCAGAAATTACATATTTATGAAGTACCTCTAAATCCTCAAGGTCTGAGAAATCAAATTTTGAAATATCTATTGATATATCTCCTTCAAGTCTCTTTAGATTTATAACTCCATCAACTTCACCATGGCTCTTATCTGAATCAGCTTTTAATGAGAAATCAATATCATTTAGATTTTTAGATAATCTGCTAGAGATATTATTTATCTGTCCCTCTACAACTACTCCGTAAAGTTCTGTTTTTAATACTATCTCCTCAGCAAAGAACTCCCAAACATCCTCTTGTGTCATATCTTCATCACGTCTTAATTCAAGCTCTTTCATAAGAGTTCTGTATCTTTCTACAAATTCATCTATACTTTCTTTATATATATCATTTAAATAGAAGTTTACCAGTGAGTCTAAATCAAGTACAATTAACTGTCCTCTATCTACTATCTCATTTACAGCACTCTCAAGACTTCTATCCATATCTTCATTTAGAATAATCTGTTGAAACTCATCTTTCATAGTCTCTCTATTTATAACTAATTCTTTACTTAGATTTTTAAAAGAGTGTGCAGCATTTCTTACTGCCTTTTCCATTCTTAATATCTGTAATGGATTTTTCTCCTTTGAAATCTTTTCATAAGTGTCTTTTATAACCTTGTAGTCTGGTGTGTTTTCAAGAGATTTTATTCTTTTTTCCCAGTAGTGTTTTCTCTCATTTAAGACTCCTTCAGTATCCTCATATTTTGCCTGAATCAAATCTTTTATAAGACCTTTACTTACATTTGCTCTGGCAGATATAAGTTCTTCTAAATCCTCTACTGCACTATTTTTAGCAGCATCAAGATTTGGTACTTCTACAGGAGCAGTCTCATCATCTCTCACCATATCTCCTATACTTCCATCAGTAGTTCTGTCAGTCATAAAGTTTATTCCTGAAAATTCAGCTTTGCTGATAAGAATCTTTTTATCCTTAAAATAGATATCGTAATCAGCTTCAAACTTATCAATTGACACAAAATTCTTTAATGTATTCTTTCTACTTGTAAAATCAATACCTCTTATAATGATATTTTTAGAAAATGGTGAAAAATCAACTTCACTAATATCTACTTTTCCTTTATTAATTTCAGTTAATTTTACTTCTAATACTTTTCTCACTATGAAGTTTCTTGCAAGAAATACTCCTGCAATAAGTCCCAATATTACAAGTACAGCTATCATCAACTTCTTTTTCATTATTTCCCCCTTAAACAAATTTTTTTACAAAAATTCTCAGTTTTCCTTTTTTACTCTCCCCATTTTGTTTTTCAAAAATATATTTACCATTTTTTCTTATAGTTATAATATCTCCCTCTTTTATCTCAGCACTCTTATCTCTTACTTGAACATAGTTTATACTCACATCCCCATTATTGATGAGGTCAAGTCCTTTAGTTCTGGATAAATTAGCAACTGCAGATACCATATTATCAAGTCTTAAGGAGCTTACTGTTTCATTTATCTCTTCAAATTTTGACTGAGGAATACTGCTTCTGTCAATCTCTTCTATCTCTACAGGATTTCTTCCTACTACATCAAGTTTTTCTTTAATAACAGCATATATCTCCTCTCCAGCTATACCGTAACAGGAGTCCTCTTCCACAATCAAATCACCCATAAGTTCTCTTTTAATTCCCAGTCCCATAATACTTCCAAGATAATCCTTATGTTCCAATGCTTTAAATTTTGATTTGTTAGTTATTTTAAAATATCTCACTGAAAATTCTAAAATATCTTTATACTCTTCAGGATATATCCCAATCATATTTTTTTCACAATTTTCATTTAGGCCACACAATGCAAATCTGATATTTCCAATACTCATATCACTTACCTTTTTACAAAGCTGTGGTGGAAAAAAATACTTTGTATATACTGGATAGTCTATATTCTCGCATAACTCAATATCATCACAGAGAGAAGCTATTAAAAACTCATCAATCTCTGAAAACATATTCTGAAATTTTTTCCTGTCCAAAGTCTACCTCCAATATATAGTAATATATCTTATATTATACATTGAAATGGATTAAATTTCATCAACTTTTATTTTATTTTCATTTCTTAGTACCCCTTTTTTCACACTGATATTGAAAAAAACGTATTTTTATGTTAAAATTCTGTAATATAACAAACGTTAAGGAGATGGATTTTATATGGTAAAAAGAAAATATATTGCTCCAAATGCAATTACAGCAGCGAACATGTTTTTAGGATATTTGAGTATCACTGCATCTATAAAAGGGGAATTTATTCAAGCTATATGGTTTATAATTTTAGCTATGGTATGTGATGGTTTAGATGGTAAAACTGCAAGAAAACTTGATGCTTTCAGTGAATTTGGTAAAGAGTTTGACTCTTTCTCTGACGCTGTATCTTTTGGACTTGCACCTAGTTTCTTAGTTTATACTACACTTTCTGCAATTAACCCAACAAACTCTTTCATACTGCCAGTTTCATTTATATATGCACTATGTGGGGTAATGAGACTTGTTAAATTTAATATTGTTACAGTAGCATCTAATGAAAAAGATGACTTCAGCGGTATGCCTATTCCAAATGCAGCAGCTATGGTATGTTCATACTTACTTGCTTCTCACTATCTACAAAAAAACTTCGGTATTGATATGTTTAATGTAGAGATATTTATGGCAATCACTGTTATTGCAGCTGTGCTAATGGTAAGTACTATTAAATTTAAAACTCCAGACAGAGCATTCTCATTTATACCTAAAAAACTTGGTGGAGTATTCATAATAGTAATAATTGCTACACTTAAATACAGTTTATTTGTTGTTTCATTCTTCTATGTATTACTAAACCTATCTCACTTTGTTACAAAGGTATTTGAAGGAAATCGTGATGATAACGATAAAGAACTTATTGATGTAATTGAAGAAGTAACAGATGAGGAAGAAGAAGAGAAAAAATAGGATATTAACTTTTTATTCTTATAAGGATGGCAACTGCCATCCTTTTTTTACTAATGGAATGGTGATTTTTTGGATTTTAAACTGAATTTGAAACAGGAACAGAAACTTATTCTTACCCAGGAGATGCAGACATCTATAAATATATTACAGATGTCTATGACAGATTTAAAAAAATATATTGAAAATGAAACTAAGTCAAATCCTGCTGTAGAGGTAGTCTATAAAAGTGGAAATCTCAAAAACAGAGATGAAGAGGAGAGTAATCCTCTTGATATATTAAGTGATGAGGAGACTCTAACTGATGTTTTAGAAGAGCAACTGAGGTATCTATCTCTTGATGATATTACAAAAGAGGTATGTATCTTTATAATCAACAATCTGGATCACAGAGGATATCTGGGACTTCCTAAAGAGGAGATAATAAAATTCTTTGATATCTCTTCTATACAGCTTAAAAATGCTTTTAACATCATCTATACTCTTGACCCTAAAGGTGTAGGAGCAGAAAATTTAAAAGATTGTCTTAAGATACAGCTAAGAGATAAGAACTATGAGGATAGTACAATTTATAAAATAATTGATTATTATCTTGAGGATTTAGCACTTCAAAAATTTGATTCTATAGGAGAGGAACTTGGGATAGCTGGAGAAAAAGTCAAATCATATCTCTACGATATCCAGAAACTCAATCCAATACCTGCCAGAGGTTACTATACAGGTTCAAATTCAAATTTTGTCATACCAGACGCAACTATATATACTGAAAATGGAAAACTCCAGTTTAGTATAAATGAGGACCTCATGCCAAAGGTATATGTAAATACCTCATATAAAGCTGATACTCCTCAGGGAAAAAGATATTTAGAGCGTATTTCATATATAAGTAAAAGTATAGAAAGACGACGTGATACACTTAATAGACTTCTTGAAAATCTGATTTTAAAGCAGGAAGATTTCTTTTTTAAAGGTAAAAAGTTTTTAAAAACTCTTACAATGAAAGAGGTAGCTCATGATCTTGAGCTCCATGAATCAACTATTTCCAGAGCTGTAAATGATAAGTATCTGGATACTCCTCAGGGAATAATATCTATGAAATCTCTATTTATACTTGATGCCAATGTAAACAGAATAAAAGATAAGATAGAGGAGATAATAGAAAATGAAAATAGAAAATATCCATTTTCAGATACTCAGATTGCACAGCTTCTTGAAAAAGCAGGTTTTACAATAGCTAGAAGAACAGTTGCAAAATATCGTGAAGAAATTGGCTATGATTCAAGTAGAAAACGCAAAAAATGACCTTTGACACCTCTATTTTTTTATATTAAGATAAACTATAAATGTTTTGTATCAAACTATATAAATATATCAAAAGGAGTTGCTATGTTTAAAAAATTATTGCTTGTATCTTTTTTTATTTTCAGCACTGTTTTTGCTTATGGACAAAGTGTTGAAAAATATCAAAAAACTAATGAAGTGGAGATACAGAAATCTATTTCAGATCTTAATAAACAAAATAAAAGTATCGCTGTTATTGCTGCTGATATTTTCTCAGCAGATGCTTTTTTACAGGCTATGCCTAATGCTAAAAAAGGAAAAGTAAATGAACTATTTTTATTACTTCCAGATGCTAAATTATTTAAAAATAATATTGCAGCTGTAAGTACAAAAGTAAAAAATGTTTATGTAATATTCAGTAATAGTCCACTTACAGAGAAATATCTTGAAAATAGAAGTTATCCTGAATACTTAAATATTGGAGCGATAGAACCTATAGACAACGTAAAAATCTACACTTTACCAATTGATAGAGGATTGGAAAGTCATATTGTAAAGGATTCTATGAATAAAAATGTTCTGGATACTGACCTATATAAATTGGTAGAAAAATCTGGACTATATATAATTCAGGAATAATATAAGAATAAATAAAAATAAAGCTGATAGGAATAAATCCTGTCAGCTTTTTATTTTTTTGTATAATAAGGAAAAAAAGATGCCGGCATAAAATACCGACATCCCTTTTGGTATGTGAATTCTTAATAGAGTCTAACTCTATTTAAGATCAAATCTCCATGATGCTCCAACTGAGTACATAGAAGAACTATGTGATCCTGGAGTAAGTGATACTTTAGCATTGATACGTAAGTCCTGTGTAGGTGCTGCCTGAACTCCAACTGCCACTGCCTGAGTACCTTCATATCCTCCAACTGCCACTGCCTGAGTACCTTCATATCCTCCAACTGCTGCTCCAACTGTAGCCTGATTTACTCCAATTTCCATGAAGTTTATACCTGCCATAGCTGCTGCATTTGCAAGTCCTTTATTAACTTTAGTTTCAAGTTTTGAGATTCTTTGACTGTTTTGTTGGATAGCTCCTTGCACTCCTTCTCTGAATTGTGCATTTTCAGCTCTCAAGTTGTCAATTGTCTTGTTCAATGTTCCACCATTTACAAGTTTTCCTTCGTCTTCTTTTGCTACGTGTCCACTTTCATCCAGTTCTGCTGTCTTAACTCCTGTGATTTCACCATTTTTAATAACAACAGTTCCAACTTTAAGTTCATTTGTTTCAAATTTATCTGTTGTAAGTTTTTCAGTTACAATCTCTTTTGTTGTTACCTTGTCAGCTTCTACCTCTTTAGCTTCAACCTTGTTTGCAACTTTTATATTGTCCACTTTCAAGTCTTTAGCTAAATTGATATCAACTGTATGTTCTGATGTTCCAGAAGTTCCTGATGTTCCACCTGTTGTTGAACCTCCTGATGTTGGAGTTACTGGTTTACCGTCAAGAACTATGTTATTTTCACTACTTTCAAATTTCAGAGTATCTCCAAGTTTTACATGTAACTTCTTAACATGTCCATCTTTATCTTTTACATCAACAGCGAATCCTTTTCCTTGAAGTTTGTCATCAAGTTTTGTCTCAGTTACAAACTTGTCTACTTTTCCATCTTCACCCTTAATACCTATACCATCTTTTCCGTTAACTCCAAGAGTTACATCATTTGTTCCATCAGTCAATGTTACTGTATCAAATTTTGGATTCTTAAGCATTGCAACTCTTAGTACTCCACTATCAACAAAAGTAGCAAGGTTATCACTAGAGTAAGTATCTGGATCGTAAACTGCCTTTTCCTTACCTTCGATATTTAGTTTTTCTCCAAGGTTCTTATGGATTACTTCTCCATCATTTCCTTCAAAGTCAAGTCCTGCTACTGCTACTGCCTGTAAGTCTCCAACTGTTGTTACAGTATTTATATCCTTACCTTCAGCTTTCAGAAGTTTATCTTTTACTGCATTTTGAGCAAGTAGAACTTTTTCACTAGCAATTGCATCTTCTTTTGCCTTATCTAAGTCAGCTTTAGCAACATTTAATTCAGCTAATGCTTGTTGTCTAGATATTTCAGCATTTGTCAGGTTACTAGCTGCAATTTTTGCTGCTTCTTTCATACTTTCATTGTCAGGATTGTCTTTAAAGTTTTTCTCTGCTTTTGCAAATTCACTCTTAGCTAATTTTAACATTGTTTCTGCTGTTGCCAATCTTCCTGTTTTTTCTGTTACCTTCTGCTCAGCTGTTTCAATTGGTGCTTTTTGTCTTGCTTTTGCTTCCGCTAATAGACCTTGTTTTTCTTTAACTGTCTTTGTTGCTATTGATACATCATCCATCGCTACAAAATAATTATCTCTATTTTCTTTAGATGGATCCACTGTAAATTTAGCTTTTGCTATATTTAAAGCACCTTGTGCTGTACTTAAGGCATTTTCTGCATCAGTTACAGCATTTTGTGCAGCTATTACATCTGTATCATTTTTATCAAATGATTTCATAGCTTCTCTTATAATACCCTTAGTATTTCCTAATGTTGTAGCTACTTGAGTTGAACCGTCTGGATTTACTGCTGAGATATGGATATCTTTTTCATTTAGAGCAGTTCCTGTTGGATTTCCATCACTATCTATATCTCCTTTAGCATAGAAATGTCCATCATTTCCTTTTACTATACGGTTTCCAGCAGCATCTGTATAAACCATAGGTCCTGAAAGACCATCTCTTAAGCTGTTAACTTTATCTACTATTGATTTTCCATCAAGTCCGTCTGCTCCATTTGATCCTGATGTTCCACCTTGAAGATCTTTTTCAGTTATAATCTTAGTGAATCCGTCTTTTCCGTCTACTCCGTTTGTTCCATCTATTCCATTTTTAGCTATCAGATTTCCGTTATCATCAACTGTAATTACTGCTGATTTTCCATCTGTTCCATCCTTACCATTGCTCATAACAAGACCTTCAAACTTAGGTTTCTTAAGCATTTCTATTCTCAGTACTTCTCCATCATTATGAGTAATCAGGTTATCTGCTGAATATTGAGATGCTGTTTCTTTAATTTGATTTGAAGAATTTTCTGGTTTTGCATTCCATTCATTTGCTGCATCTTTCGAGATGTATTTAGCATCTGCCTTACCTTCAATGTTCAGTTTAGTTCCAAGATTTCTATGGATTACAGCTCCATCATTTCCTGCAAAGTCAAGTCCTGCAAGTGCTATTGTCTTCAGATCTCCCACTGTTGCCGCATTATTTAATCCATCTGTAGA includes the following:
- the rpoN gene encoding RNA polymerase factor sigma-54, which codes for MDFKLNLKQEQKLILTQEMQTSINILQMSMTDLKKYIENETKSNPAVEVVYKSGNLKNRDEEESNPLDILSDEETLTDVLEEQLRYLSLDDITKEVCIFIINNLDHRGYLGLPKEEIIKFFDISSIQLKNAFNIIYTLDPKGVGAENLKDCLKIQLRDKNYEDSTIYKIIDYYLEDLALQKFDSIGEELGIAGEKVKSYLYDIQKLNPIPARGYYTGSNSNFVIPDATIYTENGKLQFSINEDLMPKVYVNTSYKADTPQGKRYLERISYISKSIERRRDTLNRLLENLILKQEDFFFKGKKFLKTLTMKEVAHDLELHESTISRAVNDKYLDTPQGIISMKSLFILDANVNRIKDKIEEIIENENRKYPFSDTQIAQLLEKAGFTIARRTVAKYREEIGYDSSRKRKK
- a CDS encoding YlmH/Sll1252 family protein, whose translation is MDRKKFQNMFSEIDEFLIASLCDDIELCENIDYPVYTKYFFPPQLCKKVSDMSIGNIRFALCGLNENCEKNMIGIYPEEYKDILEFSVRYFKITNKSKFKALEHKDYLGSIMGLGIKRELMGDLIVEEDSCYGIAGEEIYAVIKEKLDVVGRNPVEIEEIDRSSIPQSKFEEINETVSSLRLDNMVSAVANLSRTKGLDLINNGDVSINYVQVRDKSAEIKEGDIITIRKNGKYIFEKQNGESKKGKLRIFVKKFV
- the pssA gene encoding CDP-diacylglycerol--serine O-phosphatidyltransferase, yielding MVKRKYIAPNAITAANMFLGYLSITASIKGEFIQAIWFIILAMVCDGLDGKTARKLDAFSEFGKEFDSFSDAVSFGLAPSFLVYTTLSAINPTNSFILPVSFIYALCGVMRLVKFNIVTVASNEKDDFSGMPIPNAAAMVCSYLLASHYLQKNFGIDMFNVEIFMAITVIAAVLMVSTIKFKTPDRAFSFIPKKLGGVFIIVIIATLKYSLFVVSFFYVLLNLSHFVTKVFEGNRDDNDKELIDVIEEVTDEEEEEKK
- a CDS encoding GNAT family N-acetyltransferase; translation: MYKIFNFNEMKKDLVELHEMDHDFIDEEKGSYFCIHENGNIIGYALVNVGDNSYTLERVFVRAGMRYKSYGTKILKFVVNHAREKHVDRIICNNKSIGSFLKKYGFREKDGCLELDNILVENERMREGKKVVLSSIIQNIFLAVLKIAGGIYGESRALISDGVNSLSDVGSSTAIYLGIYFSNKPADEEHPYGHEKIESIIGNMMGLFLLITAFELIKGSVRILISGDYETTPSYMTILWAGISMVVKFFMYRYKMKVGLATDNSALIADAKDSKSDVYSSGGVIIGILLSIWVSPVFDIIVSVIVGLLIFKEGVSIIFETSNIILDKQDEEFINSVEEYIEKNSQVKNVHDIFMRKSGDKIFLSLHIRVPKDMTVYNAHNLADGIRESLILDFENIKDVMIHVDYLID